Proteins found in one Columba livia isolate bColLiv1 breed racing homer chromosome 11, bColLiv1.pat.W.v2, whole genome shotgun sequence genomic segment:
- the LOC102087115 gene encoding gonadotropin-releasing hormone receptor-like → MSSSPAMGGAGQDTLAGEPHPRLPLPVTAGGGWPNPDPTPGNARTEPSGSLFPPEQGCAWSHMAEGVEEPLRLPTFSPAAQARVAVTFALFTLSAGCNLAVLRAAGARGGSRRSHIRLLLQHLAAADLLVTVAVMPLDAVWNITLQWRAGDLACRLLMYLRLLAMYASAFVTVVISLDRQAAILHPLAIARARRRNRIMLYIAWLLSAGLSVPQLFLFRTVTLGPPHNFTQCTTRGSFPQPWHETLYNMLGFACLFLLPLLIMLCCYVRILLEISRRMGSSLFSSQDVSLRCSRNNIPRARLRMLKMSLVIVSSFILCWTPYYLLGLWHWFCPRAMEKRVSPALTHILFIFGLFNACLDPITYGLFTIPFRGCWGCPCGHIPKPQPPATGSFRCSASSLPPKRGVTGAWGQRVPPGMGLPDRAGSCQSSSL, encoded by the exons ATGAGCAGCAGCCCTGCCatgggtggtgctgggcaggacaCTCTGGCTGGAG AGCCCCACCCCAGGCTGCCGCTGCCCGTTACAGCAGGAGGGGGCTGGCCAAACCCAGACCCCACACCGGGGAACGCCAGGACGGAGCCCTCCGGCAGCCTGTTCCCCCctgagcagggctgtgcctggagcCACATGGCCGAGGGTGTTGAGGAGCCCCTGCGGCTGCCCACTTTCTCCCCTGCCGCCCAGGCCCGCGTGGCCGTCACCTTCGCCCTCTTCACCCTCTCAGCCGGCTGCAACCTGGCGGTGCTGCGAGCAGCGGGGGCCCGCGGGGGCAGCCGGCGCTCCCACATCCgcctcctgctgcagcacctggcGGCCGCTGACCTCCTGGTGACGGTGGCGGTGATGCCGCTGGATGCCGTCTGGAACATCACGCTGCAGTGGCGGGCGGGCGATTTGGCCTGCCGCCTGCTCATGTACCTGCGGCTGTTGGCCATGTACGCCTCCGCCTTTGTCACCGTGGTCATCAGCCTGGACCGGCAGGCCGCCATCCTGCACCCACTGGCCATTGCCCGTGCCCGCAGGAGGAACCGCATCATGCTCTACATCGCCTGGCTCCTCAGTGCGGGGCTCTCGGTGCCACAG CTCTTCCTCTTCCGCACGGTCACTCTCGGGCCCCCGCACAACTTCACCCAGTGCACCACGCGCGGCAgtttcccccagccctggcacgaGACCCTCTACAACATGCTGGGCTTCGCCTGCCTCTTCCTGCTGCCGCTGCTCATCATGCTCTGCTGCTATGTGCGCATCCTCCTGGAGATCTCCCGGCGCATGGGCTCCAGCCTCT tctcctcaCAGGATGTGTCACTGCGCTGCTCCAGGAATAACATCCCACGGGCACGGCTGCGCATGCTGAAGATGAGCCTGGTCATTGTCTCCTCCTTCATCCTCTGCTGGACCCCCTACTacctgctggggctgtggcaCTGGTTCTGTCCACGAGCCATGGAGAAGAGGGTCTCGCCAGCCCTCACCCACATCCTCTTCATCTTCGGCCTCTTTAATGCTTGCCTGGACCCCATCACCTATGGGCTCTTCACCATCCCCTTccgggggtgctggggctgcccctgTGGTCACATCCCCAAGCCACAGCCCCCGGCCACCGGCTCCTTTCGCTGCTCGGCCTCCTCCCTGCCGCCCAAGCGGGGTGTCACGGGGGCATGGGGGCAGCGGGTGCCCCCTGGGATGGGGCTGCCTGACAGGGCtggctcctgccagagcagcTCCCTGTGA
- the ANPEP gene encoding aminopeptidase N yields the protein MAAGFFISKSVGIVAIVLGVGAVATIIALSVVYAQEKNKVTDTADTPTTAATTTAATTSPTEAWNRWRLPTTLMPESYEVTLQPFLKPKDNSTYIFKGNSSVVFLCVEATNLILIHSNKLNYTQQGAFLASLQALDNSNVPAITRTWLETTTQYLVVQLESPLQQGQRYRLVSSFTGELADDLAGFYRSEYEDESGVRRVVATTQMQAADARKAFPCFDEPAMKANFTVTLIHPSDHHAISNMPPRSTWQQEIDGEMWNVTEFETTPKMSTYLLAFIVSQFSYVHNMSENVLIRIWGRPEAIAEGQGEYALQVTGPILKFFERHYNTAYPLPKSDQVGLPDFNAGAMENWGLVTYRENALLYDNTYSSIGNKERVVTVIAHELAHQWFGNLVTLRWWNDLWLNEGFASYVEYLGADSAEMSWGIKDLMVLNEVYTVMATDALTTSHPLSFNEDEINTPAQISEVFDSIAYSKGASVLRMLSDFLTEDVFKEGLQSYLHTFAYGNTIYMDLWAHLQEAVKKNNVLLPDTVSNIMDRWTLQMGFPVVTVDTSTGTVTQKHFLLDPTSEVQRPSVFNYRWIVPITWKTSENVGADRYWLTEDSATNEQFRVGSSNWLLLNLNVSGYFRVNYNQENWDQLLGQLSRDPQAIPVVNRAQIIDDAFNLARAKYVNVTLALDTTRFLSQETEYMPWQAALNNLQYFQLMFDRSEVFGVMTKYIKQQVTPLFSHYKNITNDWNTRPTGLMDQYNEINAISTACSYGITECQQLATTYFNDWNKNVTRNPVPPNLRSSIYCSMVATGGEEAWDFIWDRFREATVVSEADKLRTALTCSPHPWILNRYLQYTVDPSKIRRQDATSTINSIASNVVGQPLAWDFIRGNWRMLFSQYGGGSFSFSRLILAVTQRFSTEYELQQLEQFKAENQDIGFGSGTRALEQALERTRTNINWVKENQATVLAWFQSATATTHS from the exons atGGCCGCCGGCTTCTTCATCAGCAAGAGCGTGGGCATTGTGGCCATCGTGCTGGGCGTGGGCGCTGTGGCCACCATCATTGCGCTCTCGGTGGTGTACGCCCAGGAGAAGAACAAGGTGACTGACACTGCCGACACCCCCACCACGGCTGCCACCACCACGGctgccaccaccagccccaCTGAGGCCTGGAACCGGTGGAGGCTGCCAACAACACTGATGCCAGAGTCCTATGAGGTGACCCTGCAGCCCTTCCTGAAGCCCAAGGACAACAGCACGTACATCTTCAAGGGCAACAGCAGCGTGGTCTTCCTCTGCGTGGAAGCCACCAATCTGATCCTCATCCACAGCAACAAGCTGAACTACACACAGCAGGGAGCCTTCCTCGCCTCGCTGCAGGCGCTGGACAACTCCAACGTGCCTGCCATCACCAGGACCTGGCTGGAGACCACCACCCAGTACCTGGTGGTGCAGCTGGAGTCCCCACTGCAGCAGGGCCAGCGCTACCGCCTTGTCAGCAGCTTCACAGGGGAGCTGGCTGATGACCTGGCCGGCTTTTACCGCAGTGAATATGAGGATGAATCGGGTGTGAG GAGGGTGGTGGCAACCACGCAGATGCAGGCGGCCGATGCGCGGAAAGCCTTCCCCTGCTTTGATGAGCCGGCCATGAAAGCCAACTTCACGGTGACGCTGATCCACCCCTCTGATCACCACGCCATTTCCAACATGCCCCCCAGGA GCACCTGGCAGCAGGAGATCGACGGGGAGATGTGGAATGTCACGGAGTTTGAGACCACCCCCAAAATGTCCACCTACCTGCTGGCCTTCATCGTCAGCCAGTTCAGCTATGTGCACAACATGTCAGAGAACGTGCTG ATCCGCATCTGGGGCCGCCCCGAGGCCATTGCTGAGGGCCAGGGCGAGTACGCGCTCCAGGTCACCGGCCCCATCCTCAAGTTCTTTGAGAGGCACTACAACACAGCGTACCCACTACCCAAGTCCG ACCAGGTTGGCCTCCCTGACTTCAATGCGGGTGCGATGGAGAACTGGGGGCTGGTGACCTACCGGGAGAACGCGCTGCTCTATGACAACACCTATTCCTCCATTGGCAACAAGGAGCGGGTGGTGACCGTCATCGCCCATGAGCTGGCCCACCAG TGGTTTGGGAACCTGGTGACGCTGCGGTGGTGGAATGACCTGTGGCTGAATGAGGGATTCGCCTCCTACGTGGAGTACCTGGGTGCCGACTCGGCTGAGATGTCTTGGGGCATT AAAGACCTGATGGTGCTGAACGAGGTGTACACGGTAATGGCGACAGACGCCCTGACCACCTCCCACCCGCTCTCTTTCAACGAGGACGAGATCAACACCCCGGCCCAGATCAGTGAGGTCTTTGACAGCATCGCCTACAGCAAG GGAGCGTCGGTGCTGCGAATGCTCTCTGACTTCCTCACTGAGGATGTGTTCAAGGAGGGGCTGCAG tCCTACCTCCACACATTTGCCTATGGAAACACCATCTACATGGACCTCTGGGCGCATTTGCAAGAG GCTGTCAAGAAGAACAACGTCTTGCTGCCTGACACCGTCAGCAACATCATGGACCGCTGGACGCTGCAGATGGGCTTCCCTGTGGTGACCGTCGACACCAGCACCGGCACTGTCACCCAGAAACACTTCCTGCTGGACCCCACATCTGAGGTGCAGAGACCCTCTGTCTTCAA CTACAGGTGGATCGTCCCCATCACCTGGAAGACAAGTGAGAACGTTGGTGCTGACAGGTACTGGCTGACCGAAGACTCAG CGACCAACGAGCAGTTCAGGGTGGGCAGCTCCAACTGGCTCCTGCTGAACCTCAACGTCAGTGGGTACTTCCGCGTCAACTACAACCAGGAGAACTGGGACCAGCTCCTTGGGCAGCTCTCCAGAGACCCCCAG GCCATCCCTGTGGTCAACCGCGCTCAGATCATCGATGACGCCTTTAACCTGGCCAG GGCCAAGTATGTCAATGTGACCTTGGCCTTGGACACCACACGGTTCCTGAGCCAGGAGACAGAGTACATGCCCTGGCAGGCAGCACTCAACAATCTCCAGTACTTCCAGCTGATGTTTGACCGCAGCGAGGTGTTCGGGGTGATGACG AAATACATAAAGCAACAGGTGACACCCCTCTTCAGCCACTACAAGAACATCACCAATGACTGGAACACCAGACCCACTGGCCTGATGGACCA GTACAATGAGATCAATGCCATCAGCACAGCCTGCTCCTACGGCATCACCGAGTGCCAGCAACTGGCCACCACGTATTTCAATGACTGGAACAAAAATGTCACCAGGAACCC GGTCCCCCCGAACCTGCGCTCCTCCATCTACTGCAGCATGGTGGCCACGGGTGGGGAGGAGGCCTGGGACTTCATCTGGGACCGGTTCCGAGAGGCCACCGTCGTGTCTGAGGCCGACAAGCTCCGCACGGCTCTCACCTGCAGCCCCCACCCCTGGATCCTCAACCG GTACCTGCAGTACACTGTGGACCCCAGCAAGATCCGCAGGCAGGATGCCACCTCCACCATCAACAGCATCGCCAGCAACGTggtggggcagcccctggcaTGGGACTTCATCCGTGGCAACTGGAGGATGCTCTTCAGCCA gTATGGGGGCggttccttctccttctcccggCTGATCTTAGCAGTGACCCAGCGGTTTTCCACGGAGTATGAGCTGCAGCAG CTGGAGCAGTTCAAGGCAGAGAACCAGGACATCGGGTTCGGGTCAGGAACGCGGGCACTGGAGCAGGCGCTGGAGAGGACCCGCACCAACATCAACTGGGTGAAGGAGAACCAGGCGACAGTGCTGGCCTGGTTCCAGAGCGCGACTGCGACCACACACAGCTAA
- the LOC102086927 gene encoding mesoderm posterior protein 1-like yields MARSAAPGLPLPTTALLQDWGCRGPPDPEGYSSNSPAPSPDSCGLSSPAAARASCCSPATPRLRGGPGGRKGVRGLGPGGPRQSASEREKLRMRRLAQALLRLRHYLPPTLAPAGQSLTKIETLRLAIRYIAHLSALLGLSEEVLARRRGAAPQHCSLCPQGLGCCQVPAPHLQPPVPGPQDALAPDTVGRGSPPTAGTPLELHRASDMRLGVWGSPPYGPAVETSPEVLGVPNMGTGVWGSPPYIPAMETPLELHEAVTSNVSSWLSSPHCAGAGAPPDLPGDPLLDTGLMLPEFVDAGTVTQELSADLLSLLEALVPPQYQD; encoded by the exons ATGGCCCGCTCGGCAGCTCCAGGCCTCCCGCTCCccaccacagccctgctgcaggaCTGGGGCTGCCGCGGGCCCCCGGACCCCGAGGGCTACAGCAGCAACTCACCCGCGCCCTCGCCTGACTCCTGCGGCCTCTCGTCCCCCGCTGCTGCCCGGGcatcctgctgcagccctgctaCCCCCCGCCTGCGGGGTGGCCCTGGGGGCAGGAAGGGGGTCCGGGGCCTGGGGCCAGGGGGCCCTCGGCAGAGCGCCAGCGAGCGGGAGAAGCTGCGGATGCGGCGGCTGGCGCAGGCGCTGCTGCGGCTGCGGCACTACCTGCCGCCCACGCTGGCACCTGCGGGGCAGAGCCTGACCAAGATCGAGACCCTGCGCCTCGCCATCCGCTACATCGCCCACCTCTCGGCCCTGCTGGGGCTCAGTGAGGAGGTGCTggcccggcggcggggggcggccccCCAGCACTGTTCCCTCTGCCCCCAGGGCCTggggtgctgccaggtcccagccCCCCACCTACAACCACCAGTCCCAGGCCCGCAGGACGCTTTGGCCCCTGACACTGTGGGCCGGGGGTCACCTCCCACAGCAGGGACACCCCTGGAGCTGCACAGGGCTTCTGATATGAGGCTGGGTGTCTGGGGGTCGCCCCCTTATGGCCCTGCTGTGGAAACCTCCCCAGAGGTGCTTGGGGTTCCCAACATGGGAACGGGAGTCTGGGGGTCACCCCCCTACATCCCTGCGATGGAGACCCCCTTGGAGCTGCATGAGGCTGTCACCTCCAACGTGTCCTCCTGGCTGTCCTCTCCTCACTGCGCAGGGGCAGGAGCCCCCCCGGACCTCCCTGGTGACCCCCTCCTGGACACGGGGCTGATGCTGCCAGAGTTCGTGGATGCAGGGACTGTCACCCAG GAGCTCTCTGCAGACCTGCTCTCTCTCTTGGAAGCTCTGGTCCCACCACAGTACCAGGACTGA
- the ANKRD34C gene encoding ankyrin repeat domain-containing protein 34C produces the protein MDEVTELEMGGNSLLKAVWLGRLRLTRLLLEGGAYINESNEKGETALMVACITKHVDQQSINKAKMVKYLLDNRADPNIQDKSGKTALMHACIRGAGGDVVSLLLENGADPSLEDHSGASALVHAINADDKDVLQHLLNACKAKGKEVIIITMDKSASGTKTTKQYLNVPPSLDFKERSPPEACTAPSSAHPKTTVSAPSPAEKENGIFSPHTRDSPSARAADELPSPGQRASADRRARLPQLKRLRSEPWGLVAPSVLAAPLYLDDTQVCADDEVTMGISDLSLSKKAPLARSGSSKSKDPSVFPPVDEQALWPPLARKATYEKSQATHQRLPRRSTVPEEPESVSSSAAAVDTLHWRRLSAEHHDCDTQLCSVPSPAEAGKVPSERRKLSGSHLALLGGSREALDGSTGTSPGTTRRRPPGLLERRGSGTLLLDHISHTRPGYLPPLNVNPNPPIPDIGSNSKTSSPLAAGFKSLVPVAPSSPRWGDLRAKRKLLRRHSMQAEQMRQLSDFEEIVAQ, from the coding sequence ATGGATGAGGTGACAGAGCTGGAGATGGGGGGCAACTCCCTCCTGAAGGCTGTGTGGCTCGGCCGGCTCCGGCTGACCCGTCTGCTGCTGGAAGGGGGGGCTTACATCAACGAGAGCAACGAGAAAGGGGAGACTGCCCTGATGGTGGCCTGCATCACTAAGCACGTTGACCAGCAGAGCATCAACAAGGCCAAGATGGTGAAGTACCTGCTGGACAACAGAGCCGACCCCAACATCCAGGACAAGTCCGGGAAAACAGCCCTCATGCACGCCTGCatccgcggggccgggggggatGTGGTGTCGCTGCTCCTGGAGAACGGGGCAGACCCCAGCCTGGAGGACCACTCAGGAGCATCAGCCCTAGTCCATGCCATCAATGCCGATGACAAGGACGTGCTGCAGCACCTCCTGAATGCCTGCAAGGCCAAAGGGAAGGAGGTGATCATTATCACCATGGACAAATCAGCCTCTGGCACCAAGACCACCAAGCAGTACCTGAATGTCCCCCCCTCGCTGGACTTCAAGGAGAGGAGCCCCCCCGAGGCATGCACAGCACCCTCCAGCGCCCACCCGAAAACTACCGTCTCAGCACCTTCCCCTGCTGAGAAGGAGAATGGCATCTTCAGCCCACATACCAGGGACTCCCcctctgccagggctgctgaTGAGCTGCCCTCCCCGGGCCAGAGAGCCAGCGCGGACAGGAGAGCCCGCCTGCCCCAGCTGAAGCGGTTGCGCTCAGAGCCCTGGGGGCTGGTGGCACCCTCGGTGCTGGCAGCCCCCTTGTACCTCGACGACACACAGGTCTGTGCTGACGATGAGGTGACCATGGGCATCAGTGACCTCTCGCTCTCCAAAAAGGCTCCACTGGCCCgcagtggcagcagcaagaGTAAGGACCCCTCTGTCTTCCCTCCGGTAGATGAGCAGGCTCTGTGGCCACCCCTGGCAAGGAAAGCCACCTACGAGAAGAGCCAGGCCACCCACCAGCGCCTGCCCCGCAGGAGCACAGTCCCTGAAGAGCCAGAGAGCGTCAGCTCCTCGGCCGCAGCAGTAGACACGCTGCACTGGCGGCGGCTGAGTGCCGAGCACCACGACTGCgacacccagctctgcagcgTCCCCAGCCCGGCTGAGGCAGGGAAGGTGCCGTCAGAGAGGAGGAAGCTCAGCGGGTCCCACTTGGCCTTGCTGGGTGGCTCGCGGGAGGCCCTGGACGGCAGCACCGGCACATCACCCGGCACCACCCGACGCCGGCCCCCCGGCTTGCTGGAGAGGCGAGGGTCCGGGACCCTGCTGCTGGACCACATCTCCCACACACGTCCGGGATATCTGCCCCCGCTAAATGTGAACCCCAACcctccaatccctgacattggCTCCAACAGCAAAACCTCCTCTCCGCTTGCTGCTGGCTTCAAGTCCCTGGTACCTGTTGCTCCCAGCTCACCCCGATGGGGCGACTTGAGAGCCAAAAGGAAGCTCCTCCGGAGACACTCCATGCAAGCAGAGCAGATGCGGCAGCTCTCCGATTTTGAGGAAATAGTGGCCCAGTAA
- the TMED3 gene encoding transmembrane emp24 domain-containing protein 3 — MRIGMTMGTAMRTRVGARVLVLAALLCALRPGRAGGTELTFELPDSARQCFHQELQRGLKFTLDYQVITGGHYDVDCYVEDPNGRTVYKETKKQYDSFSHRTEVEGVYTFCFSNEFSTFSHKTVYFDFQVGDEPPILPDMSNRVTALTQMESACVTIHEALNTVIDSQTHYRLREAQDRSRAEDLNGRVSYWSVGETLILFVVSIGQVMLLKSFFTEKRPGSSGAST; from the exons atGCGGATAGGGATGACGATGGGGACGGCGATGAGGACGCGGGTCGGAGCGCGGGTCCTGGTGCTGGCTGCGCTGCTGTGCGCGCTGCGGCCCGGCCGGGCCGGCGGCACCGAGCTGACCTTCGAGCTGCCCGACAGCGCCAGGCAGTGCTTCCACCAGGAGCTGCAGCGCGGCCTCAAGTTCACGCTGGACTATCAG GTGATCACCGGGGGACACTATGATGTGGACTGCTATGTGGAGGACCCCAACGGCAGGACAGTCTACAAGGAAACCAAGAAGCAATACGACAGCTTCTCGCACCGCACCGAAGTGGAGGGTGTCTACACCTTCTGTTTCAGCAACGAGTTCTCCACCTTCTCCCACAAAACTGTCTACTTCGACTTCCAGGTGGGCGATGAGCCACCGATCCTGCCTGACATGAGCAACCGCGTCACCGCCCTGACACAG ATGGAGTCCGCCTGTGTCACCATCCATGAGGCTCTGAACACAGTGATCGACTCCCAGACTCACTACCGCCTCCGGGAAGCACAGGACCGGAGCAGAGCTGAAGACCTCAATGGCCGGGTCTCATACTGGTCAGTTGGGGAAACCCTCATCCTCTTTGTGGTCAGCATCGGGCAAGTGATGCTGCTCAAAAGCTTCTTCACTGAGAAGAGACCcggcagcagtggggccagCACTTAG